In Scophthalmus maximus strain ysfricsl-2021 chromosome 16, ASM2237912v1, whole genome shotgun sequence, the following proteins share a genomic window:
- the smarcd3b gene encoding SWI/SNF-related matrix-associated actin-dependent regulator of chromatin subfamily D member 3b isoform X4: MRPGMPSGARMPHQGAPMGPPGPPYGGSPAVRPGLPSPVMEPSRKRPAPSQQVQQQQQQQQAVQNRARKKPVGFPGANEMPARQMDMREPQSDPTLGSNAKRRKMADKILPQRIRELVPESQAYMDLLAFERKLDQTIMRKRVDIQEALKRPMKQQKRKLRLYISNTFNPARPDADDSDGSIASWELRVEGKLLDDPGKQKKKFSSFFKSLVIELDKDLYGPDNHLVEWHRTATTQETDGFQVKRPGDVSVRCTLLLMLDYQPPQFKLDPRLARLLGIHTQTRSCIIQALWQYVKTNKLQDSHDKEYINCDKYFQQIFDCPRLKFSEIPQRLTNLLLPPDPIVINHVISVDPNDQKKTACYDIDVEVEDPLKSQMSSFLLSTANQQEIASLDNKIHETIESINQLKIQRDFMLSFSRDPKGYIQDWLKSQSRDLKLMTDVVGNPEEERRAAFYHEPWSQEAVSRYFYCKIQQRRQELEQALAVRNT; this comes from the exons ATG CGTCCTGGCATGCCGTCTGGAGCGAGAATGCCCCACCAGGGAGCTCCCATGGGCCCCCCCGGCCCACCATATGGAGGAAGCCCAGCAGTGCGGCCCGGCCTGCCCTCCCCGGTGATGGAGCCCAGTCGCAAGAGGCCTGCCCCCTCCCAGCAGgtccagcagcaacagcagcagcagcaggcagtcCAGAACCGGGCCAGAAA GAAGCCAGTCGGATTCCCCGGAGCCAATGAGATGCCGGCGAGGCAGATGGACATGAGAGAGCCCCAATCAGATCCCACGCTCGGATCAAA TGCTAAGAGAAGGAAAATGGCAGACAAGATTCTTCCGCAAAGG ATCCGTGAGCTGGTCCCTGAGTCCCAGGCCTATATGGACCTGCTGGCCTTTGAGCGCAAACTGGACCAGACCATCATGCGCAAACGTGTGGACATCCAGGAGGCACTGAAAAGACCAATGAag CAGCAAAAGCGTAAACTGAGGCTTTACATATCCAACACCTTTAACCCTGCCAGACCCGACGCTGATGACTCTGATGGCAGCATTGCATCATGGGAGCTGCGTGTAGAGGGGAAGTTGCTCGATGAT CCggggaagcagaagaagaagttctcttcattttttaagagCCTGGTGATCGAGCTGGACAAAGACCTTTATGGTCCTGACAACCACTTGGTTGAG TGGCACCGCACGGCCACCACCCAGGAGACAGACGGCTTCCAGGTGAAGAGGCCAGGAGACGTGAGTGTGCGCTGCACTCTGCTACTGATGCTGGACTACCAG CCTCCCCAATTTAAGCTAGACCCTCGTCTGGCGCGGCTGCTTGGCATTCACACTCAGACTCGCTCCTGCATCATCCAGGCCCTCTGGCAGTACGTCAAGACCAACAAGCTGCAGGACTCCCATGACAAGGAGTACATCAACTGTGACAAGTACTTCCAGCAG ATTTTTGATTGCCCACGGCTGAAGTTCTCTGAAATCCCTCAACGTCTCACCAACCTCCTCCTGCCCCCAGACCCCATCGTCATCAACCATGTTATCAG TGTGGATCCTAATGACCAGAAGAAGACAGCATGCTACGACATTGACGTGGAAGTGGAAGACCCCCTGAAGAGCCAGATGAGCAGCTTCCTCCTTTCCACCGCCAACCAGCAGGAAATCGCCTCACTTGACAACAAG ATCCATGAGACCATCGAGTCCATTAACCAACTGAAGATCCAGAGGGACTTTATGCTCAGTTTCTCCAGAGATCCTAAGGGTTACATCCAGGACTGGCTCAAATCCCAGAGCAGAGACCTTAAG TTAATGACAGACGTAGTGGGGAACcctgaagaggagaggagggcagcaTTTTACCACGAGCCTTGGTCCCAGGAGGCTGTTAGCCGCTATTTCTACTGCAAG ATccagcagaggagacaggagctGGAACAGGCATTAGCTGTTCGCAACACCTAA
- the smarcd3b gene encoding SWI/SNF-related matrix-associated actin-dependent regulator of chromatin subfamily D member 3b isoform X3, whose translation MERKRPGMPSGARMPHQGAPMGPPGPPYGGSPAVRPGLPSPVMEPSRKRPAPSQQVQQQQQQQQAVQNRARKKPVGFPGANEMPARQMDMREPQSDPTLGSNAKRRKMADKILPQRIRELVPESQAYMDLLAFERKLDQTIMRKRVDIQEALKRPMKQQKRKLRLYISNTFNPARPDADDSDGSIASWELRVEGKLLDDPGKQKKKFSSFFKSLVIELDKDLYGPDNHLVEWHRTATTQETDGFQVKRPGDVSVRCTLLLMLDYQPPQFKLDPRLARLLGIHTQTRSCIIQALWQYVKTNKLQDSHDKEYINCDKYFQQIFDCPRLKFSEIPQRLTNLLLPPDPIVINHVISVDPNDQKKTACYDIDVEVEDPLKSQMSSFLLSTANQQEIASLDNKIHETIESINQLKIQRDFMLSFSRDPKGYIQDWLKSQSRDLKLMTDVVGNPEEERRAAFYHEPWSQEAVSRYFYCKIQQRRQELEQALAVRNT comes from the exons CGTCCTGGCATGCCGTCTGGAGCGAGAATGCCCCACCAGGGAGCTCCCATGGGCCCCCCCGGCCCACCATATGGAGGAAGCCCAGCAGTGCGGCCCGGCCTGCCCTCCCCGGTGATGGAGCCCAGTCGCAAGAGGCCTGCCCCCTCCCAGCAGgtccagcagcaacagcagcagcagcaggcagtcCAGAACCGGGCCAGAAA GAAGCCAGTCGGATTCCCCGGAGCCAATGAGATGCCGGCGAGGCAGATGGACATGAGAGAGCCCCAATCAGATCCCACGCTCGGATCAAA TGCTAAGAGAAGGAAAATGGCAGACAAGATTCTTCCGCAAAGG ATCCGTGAGCTGGTCCCTGAGTCCCAGGCCTATATGGACCTGCTGGCCTTTGAGCGCAAACTGGACCAGACCATCATGCGCAAACGTGTGGACATCCAGGAGGCACTGAAAAGACCAATGAag CAGCAAAAGCGTAAACTGAGGCTTTACATATCCAACACCTTTAACCCTGCCAGACCCGACGCTGATGACTCTGATGGCAGCATTGCATCATGGGAGCTGCGTGTAGAGGGGAAGTTGCTCGATGAT CCggggaagcagaagaagaagttctcttcattttttaagagCCTGGTGATCGAGCTGGACAAAGACCTTTATGGTCCTGACAACCACTTGGTTGAG TGGCACCGCACGGCCACCACCCAGGAGACAGACGGCTTCCAGGTGAAGAGGCCAGGAGACGTGAGTGTGCGCTGCACTCTGCTACTGATGCTGGACTACCAG CCTCCCCAATTTAAGCTAGACCCTCGTCTGGCGCGGCTGCTTGGCATTCACACTCAGACTCGCTCCTGCATCATCCAGGCCCTCTGGCAGTACGTCAAGACCAACAAGCTGCAGGACTCCCATGACAAGGAGTACATCAACTGTGACAAGTACTTCCAGCAG ATTTTTGATTGCCCACGGCTGAAGTTCTCTGAAATCCCTCAACGTCTCACCAACCTCCTCCTGCCCCCAGACCCCATCGTCATCAACCATGTTATCAG TGTGGATCCTAATGACCAGAAGAAGACAGCATGCTACGACATTGACGTGGAAGTGGAAGACCCCCTGAAGAGCCAGATGAGCAGCTTCCTCCTTTCCACCGCCAACCAGCAGGAAATCGCCTCACTTGACAACAAG ATCCATGAGACCATCGAGTCCATTAACCAACTGAAGATCCAGAGGGACTTTATGCTCAGTTTCTCCAGAGATCCTAAGGGTTACATCCAGGACTGGCTCAAATCCCAGAGCAGAGACCTTAAG TTAATGACAGACGTAGTGGGGAACcctgaagaggagaggagggcagcaTTTTACCACGAGCCTTGGTCCCAGGAGGCTGTTAGCCGCTATTTCTACTGCAAG ATccagcagaggagacaggagctGGAACAGGCATTAGCTGTTCGCAACACCTAA
- the smarcd3b gene encoding SWI/SNF-related matrix-associated actin-dependent regulator of chromatin subfamily D member 3b isoform X2 — MATEETAGGARKATKSKLFEFLVHGVRPGMPSGARMPHQGAPMGPPGPPYGGSPAVRPGLPSPVMEPSRKRPAPSQQVQQQQQQQQAVQNRARKKPVGFPGANEMPARQMDMREPQSDPTLGSNAKRRKMADKILPQRIRELVPESQAYMDLLAFERKLDQTIMRKRVDIQEALKRPMKQKRKLRLYISNTFNPARPDADDSDGSIASWELRVEGKLLDDPGKQKKKFSSFFKSLVIELDKDLYGPDNHLVEWHRTATTQETDGFQVKRPGDVSVRCTLLLMLDYQPPQFKLDPRLARLLGIHTQTRSCIIQALWQYVKTNKLQDSHDKEYINCDKYFQQIFDCPRLKFSEIPQRLTNLLLPPDPIVINHVISVDPNDQKKTACYDIDVEVEDPLKSQMSSFLLSTANQQEIASLDNKIHETIESINQLKIQRDFMLSFSRDPKGYIQDWLKSQSRDLKLMTDVVGNPEEERRAAFYHEPWSQEAVSRYFYCKIQQRRQELEQALAVRNT, encoded by the exons CGTCCTGGCATGCCGTCTGGAGCGAGAATGCCCCACCAGGGAGCTCCCATGGGCCCCCCCGGCCCACCATATGGAGGAAGCCCAGCAGTGCGGCCCGGCCTGCCCTCCCCGGTGATGGAGCCCAGTCGCAAGAGGCCTGCCCCCTCCCAGCAGgtccagcagcaacagcagcagcagcaggcagtcCAGAACCGGGCCAGAAA GAAGCCAGTCGGATTCCCCGGAGCCAATGAGATGCCGGCGAGGCAGATGGACATGAGAGAGCCCCAATCAGATCCCACGCTCGGATCAAA TGCTAAGAGAAGGAAAATGGCAGACAAGATTCTTCCGCAAAGG ATCCGTGAGCTGGTCCCTGAGTCCCAGGCCTATATGGACCTGCTGGCCTTTGAGCGCAAACTGGACCAGACCATCATGCGCAAACGTGTGGACATCCAGGAGGCACTGAAAAGACCAATGAag CAAAAGCGTAAACTGAGGCTTTACATATCCAACACCTTTAACCCTGCCAGACCCGACGCTGATGACTCTGATGGCAGCATTGCATCATGGGAGCTGCGTGTAGAGGGGAAGTTGCTCGATGAT CCggggaagcagaagaagaagttctcttcattttttaagagCCTGGTGATCGAGCTGGACAAAGACCTTTATGGTCCTGACAACCACTTGGTTGAG TGGCACCGCACGGCCACCACCCAGGAGACAGACGGCTTCCAGGTGAAGAGGCCAGGAGACGTGAGTGTGCGCTGCACTCTGCTACTGATGCTGGACTACCAG CCTCCCCAATTTAAGCTAGACCCTCGTCTGGCGCGGCTGCTTGGCATTCACACTCAGACTCGCTCCTGCATCATCCAGGCCCTCTGGCAGTACGTCAAGACCAACAAGCTGCAGGACTCCCATGACAAGGAGTACATCAACTGTGACAAGTACTTCCAGCAG ATTTTTGATTGCCCACGGCTGAAGTTCTCTGAAATCCCTCAACGTCTCACCAACCTCCTCCTGCCCCCAGACCCCATCGTCATCAACCATGTTATCAG TGTGGATCCTAATGACCAGAAGAAGACAGCATGCTACGACATTGACGTGGAAGTGGAAGACCCCCTGAAGAGCCAGATGAGCAGCTTCCTCCTTTCCACCGCCAACCAGCAGGAAATCGCCTCACTTGACAACAAG ATCCATGAGACCATCGAGTCCATTAACCAACTGAAGATCCAGAGGGACTTTATGCTCAGTTTCTCCAGAGATCCTAAGGGTTACATCCAGGACTGGCTCAAATCCCAGAGCAGAGACCTTAAG TTAATGACAGACGTAGTGGGGAACcctgaagaggagaggagggcagcaTTTTACCACGAGCCTTGGTCCCAGGAGGCTGTTAGCCGCTATTTCTACTGCAAG ATccagcagaggagacaggagctGGAACAGGCATTAGCTGTTCGCAACACCTAA
- the smarcd3b gene encoding SWI/SNF-related matrix-associated actin-dependent regulator of chromatin subfamily D member 3b isoform X7, whose translation MATEETAGGARKATKSKLFEFLVHGVRPGMPSGARMPHQGAPMGPPGPPYGGSPAVRPGLPSPVMEPSRKRPAPSQQVQQQQQQQQAVQNRARNAKRRKMADKILPQRIRELVPESQAYMDLLAFERKLDQTIMRKRVDIQEALKRPMKQKRKLRLYISNTFNPARPDADDSDGSIASWELRVEGKLLDDPGKQKKKFSSFFKSLVIELDKDLYGPDNHLVEWHRTATTQETDGFQVKRPGDVSVRCTLLLMLDYQPPQFKLDPRLARLLGIHTQTRSCIIQALWQYVKTNKLQDSHDKEYINCDKYFQQIFDCPRLKFSEIPQRLTNLLLPPDPIVINHVISVDPNDQKKTACYDIDVEVEDPLKSQMSSFLLSTANQQEIASLDNKIHETIESINQLKIQRDFMLSFSRDPKGYIQDWLKSQSRDLKLMTDVVGNPEEERRAAFYHEPWSQEAVSRYFYCKIQQRRQELEQALAVRNT comes from the exons CGTCCTGGCATGCCGTCTGGAGCGAGAATGCCCCACCAGGGAGCTCCCATGGGCCCCCCCGGCCCACCATATGGAGGAAGCCCAGCAGTGCGGCCCGGCCTGCCCTCCCCGGTGATGGAGCCCAGTCGCAAGAGGCCTGCCCCCTCCCAGCAGgtccagcagcaacagcagcagcagcaggcagtcCAGAACCGGGCCAGAAA TGCTAAGAGAAGGAAAATGGCAGACAAGATTCTTCCGCAAAGG ATCCGTGAGCTGGTCCCTGAGTCCCAGGCCTATATGGACCTGCTGGCCTTTGAGCGCAAACTGGACCAGACCATCATGCGCAAACGTGTGGACATCCAGGAGGCACTGAAAAGACCAATGAag CAAAAGCGTAAACTGAGGCTTTACATATCCAACACCTTTAACCCTGCCAGACCCGACGCTGATGACTCTGATGGCAGCATTGCATCATGGGAGCTGCGTGTAGAGGGGAAGTTGCTCGATGAT CCggggaagcagaagaagaagttctcttcattttttaagagCCTGGTGATCGAGCTGGACAAAGACCTTTATGGTCCTGACAACCACTTGGTTGAG TGGCACCGCACGGCCACCACCCAGGAGACAGACGGCTTCCAGGTGAAGAGGCCAGGAGACGTGAGTGTGCGCTGCACTCTGCTACTGATGCTGGACTACCAG CCTCCCCAATTTAAGCTAGACCCTCGTCTGGCGCGGCTGCTTGGCATTCACACTCAGACTCGCTCCTGCATCATCCAGGCCCTCTGGCAGTACGTCAAGACCAACAAGCTGCAGGACTCCCATGACAAGGAGTACATCAACTGTGACAAGTACTTCCAGCAG ATTTTTGATTGCCCACGGCTGAAGTTCTCTGAAATCCCTCAACGTCTCACCAACCTCCTCCTGCCCCCAGACCCCATCGTCATCAACCATGTTATCAG TGTGGATCCTAATGACCAGAAGAAGACAGCATGCTACGACATTGACGTGGAAGTGGAAGACCCCCTGAAGAGCCAGATGAGCAGCTTCCTCCTTTCCACCGCCAACCAGCAGGAAATCGCCTCACTTGACAACAAG ATCCATGAGACCATCGAGTCCATTAACCAACTGAAGATCCAGAGGGACTTTATGCTCAGTTTCTCCAGAGATCCTAAGGGTTACATCCAGGACTGGCTCAAATCCCAGAGCAGAGACCTTAAG TTAATGACAGACGTAGTGGGGAACcctgaagaggagaggagggcagcaTTTTACCACGAGCCTTGGTCCCAGGAGGCTGTTAGCCGCTATTTCTACTGCAAG ATccagcagaggagacaggagctGGAACAGGCATTAGCTGTTCGCAACACCTAA
- the smarcd3b gene encoding SWI/SNF-related matrix-associated actin-dependent regulator of chromatin subfamily D member 3b isoform X1, giving the protein MATEETAGGARKATKSKLFEFLVHGVRPGMPSGARMPHQGAPMGPPGPPYGGSPAVRPGLPSPVMEPSRKRPAPSQQVQQQQQQQQAVQNRARKKPVGFPGANEMPARQMDMREPQSDPTLGSNAKRRKMADKILPQRIRELVPESQAYMDLLAFERKLDQTIMRKRVDIQEALKRPMKQQKRKLRLYISNTFNPARPDADDSDGSIASWELRVEGKLLDDPGKQKKKFSSFFKSLVIELDKDLYGPDNHLVEWHRTATTQETDGFQVKRPGDVSVRCTLLLMLDYQPPQFKLDPRLARLLGIHTQTRSCIIQALWQYVKTNKLQDSHDKEYINCDKYFQQIFDCPRLKFSEIPQRLTNLLLPPDPIVINHVISVDPNDQKKTACYDIDVEVEDPLKSQMSSFLLSTANQQEIASLDNKIHETIESINQLKIQRDFMLSFSRDPKGYIQDWLKSQSRDLKLMTDVVGNPEEERRAAFYHEPWSQEAVSRYFYCKIQQRRQELEQALAVRNT; this is encoded by the exons CGTCCTGGCATGCCGTCTGGAGCGAGAATGCCCCACCAGGGAGCTCCCATGGGCCCCCCCGGCCCACCATATGGAGGAAGCCCAGCAGTGCGGCCCGGCCTGCCCTCCCCGGTGATGGAGCCCAGTCGCAAGAGGCCTGCCCCCTCCCAGCAGgtccagcagcaacagcagcagcagcaggcagtcCAGAACCGGGCCAGAAA GAAGCCAGTCGGATTCCCCGGAGCCAATGAGATGCCGGCGAGGCAGATGGACATGAGAGAGCCCCAATCAGATCCCACGCTCGGATCAAA TGCTAAGAGAAGGAAAATGGCAGACAAGATTCTTCCGCAAAGG ATCCGTGAGCTGGTCCCTGAGTCCCAGGCCTATATGGACCTGCTGGCCTTTGAGCGCAAACTGGACCAGACCATCATGCGCAAACGTGTGGACATCCAGGAGGCACTGAAAAGACCAATGAag CAGCAAAAGCGTAAACTGAGGCTTTACATATCCAACACCTTTAACCCTGCCAGACCCGACGCTGATGACTCTGATGGCAGCATTGCATCATGGGAGCTGCGTGTAGAGGGGAAGTTGCTCGATGAT CCggggaagcagaagaagaagttctcttcattttttaagagCCTGGTGATCGAGCTGGACAAAGACCTTTATGGTCCTGACAACCACTTGGTTGAG TGGCACCGCACGGCCACCACCCAGGAGACAGACGGCTTCCAGGTGAAGAGGCCAGGAGACGTGAGTGTGCGCTGCACTCTGCTACTGATGCTGGACTACCAG CCTCCCCAATTTAAGCTAGACCCTCGTCTGGCGCGGCTGCTTGGCATTCACACTCAGACTCGCTCCTGCATCATCCAGGCCCTCTGGCAGTACGTCAAGACCAACAAGCTGCAGGACTCCCATGACAAGGAGTACATCAACTGTGACAAGTACTTCCAGCAG ATTTTTGATTGCCCACGGCTGAAGTTCTCTGAAATCCCTCAACGTCTCACCAACCTCCTCCTGCCCCCAGACCCCATCGTCATCAACCATGTTATCAG TGTGGATCCTAATGACCAGAAGAAGACAGCATGCTACGACATTGACGTGGAAGTGGAAGACCCCCTGAAGAGCCAGATGAGCAGCTTCCTCCTTTCCACCGCCAACCAGCAGGAAATCGCCTCACTTGACAACAAG ATCCATGAGACCATCGAGTCCATTAACCAACTGAAGATCCAGAGGGACTTTATGCTCAGTTTCTCCAGAGATCCTAAGGGTTACATCCAGGACTGGCTCAAATCCCAGAGCAGAGACCTTAAG TTAATGACAGACGTAGTGGGGAACcctgaagaggagaggagggcagcaTTTTACCACGAGCCTTGGTCCCAGGAGGCTGTTAGCCGCTATTTCTACTGCAAG ATccagcagaggagacaggagctGGAACAGGCATTAGCTGTTCGCAACACCTAA
- the smarcd3b gene encoding SWI/SNF-related matrix-associated actin-dependent regulator of chromatin subfamily D member 3b isoform X6, producing the protein MATEETAGGARKATKSKLFEFLVHGVRPGMPSGARMPHQGAPMGPPGPPYGGSPAVRPGLPSPVMEPSRKRPAPSQQVQQQQQQQQAVQNRARNAKRRKMADKILPQRIRELVPESQAYMDLLAFERKLDQTIMRKRVDIQEALKRPMKQQKRKLRLYISNTFNPARPDADDSDGSIASWELRVEGKLLDDPGKQKKKFSSFFKSLVIELDKDLYGPDNHLVEWHRTATTQETDGFQVKRPGDVSVRCTLLLMLDYQPPQFKLDPRLARLLGIHTQTRSCIIQALWQYVKTNKLQDSHDKEYINCDKYFQQIFDCPRLKFSEIPQRLTNLLLPPDPIVINHVISVDPNDQKKTACYDIDVEVEDPLKSQMSSFLLSTANQQEIASLDNKIHETIESINQLKIQRDFMLSFSRDPKGYIQDWLKSQSRDLKLMTDVVGNPEEERRAAFYHEPWSQEAVSRYFYCKIQQRRQELEQALAVRNT; encoded by the exons CGTCCTGGCATGCCGTCTGGAGCGAGAATGCCCCACCAGGGAGCTCCCATGGGCCCCCCCGGCCCACCATATGGAGGAAGCCCAGCAGTGCGGCCCGGCCTGCCCTCCCCGGTGATGGAGCCCAGTCGCAAGAGGCCTGCCCCCTCCCAGCAGgtccagcagcaacagcagcagcagcaggcagtcCAGAACCGGGCCAGAAA TGCTAAGAGAAGGAAAATGGCAGACAAGATTCTTCCGCAAAGG ATCCGTGAGCTGGTCCCTGAGTCCCAGGCCTATATGGACCTGCTGGCCTTTGAGCGCAAACTGGACCAGACCATCATGCGCAAACGTGTGGACATCCAGGAGGCACTGAAAAGACCAATGAag CAGCAAAAGCGTAAACTGAGGCTTTACATATCCAACACCTTTAACCCTGCCAGACCCGACGCTGATGACTCTGATGGCAGCATTGCATCATGGGAGCTGCGTGTAGAGGGGAAGTTGCTCGATGAT CCggggaagcagaagaagaagttctcttcattttttaagagCCTGGTGATCGAGCTGGACAAAGACCTTTATGGTCCTGACAACCACTTGGTTGAG TGGCACCGCACGGCCACCACCCAGGAGACAGACGGCTTCCAGGTGAAGAGGCCAGGAGACGTGAGTGTGCGCTGCACTCTGCTACTGATGCTGGACTACCAG CCTCCCCAATTTAAGCTAGACCCTCGTCTGGCGCGGCTGCTTGGCATTCACACTCAGACTCGCTCCTGCATCATCCAGGCCCTCTGGCAGTACGTCAAGACCAACAAGCTGCAGGACTCCCATGACAAGGAGTACATCAACTGTGACAAGTACTTCCAGCAG ATTTTTGATTGCCCACGGCTGAAGTTCTCTGAAATCCCTCAACGTCTCACCAACCTCCTCCTGCCCCCAGACCCCATCGTCATCAACCATGTTATCAG TGTGGATCCTAATGACCAGAAGAAGACAGCATGCTACGACATTGACGTGGAAGTGGAAGACCCCCTGAAGAGCCAGATGAGCAGCTTCCTCCTTTCCACCGCCAACCAGCAGGAAATCGCCTCACTTGACAACAAG ATCCATGAGACCATCGAGTCCATTAACCAACTGAAGATCCAGAGGGACTTTATGCTCAGTTTCTCCAGAGATCCTAAGGGTTACATCCAGGACTGGCTCAAATCCCAGAGCAGAGACCTTAAG TTAATGACAGACGTAGTGGGGAACcctgaagaggagaggagggcagcaTTTTACCACGAGCCTTGGTCCCAGGAGGCTGTTAGCCGCTATTTCTACTGCAAG ATccagcagaggagacaggagctGGAACAGGCATTAGCTGTTCGCAACACCTAA